A part of Mustela erminea isolate mMusErm1 chromosome 9, mMusErm1.Pri, whole genome shotgun sequence genomic DNA contains:
- the LOC116599092 gene encoding olfactory receptor 10G6: MRSENQTSVSHFILVGLHHPPQLGVPLFLAFLVIYALTVSGNGLIILTVLVDTRLHRPMYWFLCHLSFLDMTISSAIVPKMLAGFLLDSRIISFGGCVIQLFSFHFLGCTECFLYTLMAYDRFLAICKPLHYATIMTRNVCNFLAFGTWLGGTLHSLFQTSFIFRLPFCGPNRVDYFFCDIPAMLRLACADTTINELVTFVDIGFLALTCFMLILTSYGYIVAAILRIQSVDGRRNAFSTCAAHLTVVIVYYVPCTFIYLRPGSQEPLDGVVAVFYTVITPLLNPIIYTLRNKEMKAALWRLGGRKDVQPH; encoded by the coding sequence ATGCGCAGTGAAAACCAGACTTCTGTGTCTCACTTCATTTTGGTGGGTCTGCACCACCCACCACAGCTAGGGGTGCCACTCTTCTTGGCTTTTCTTGTCATCTATGCCCTCACAGTCTCTGGCAATGGACTCATCATCCTCACCGTCTTGGTGGATACCCGGCTCCACCGCCCCATGTACTGGTTCTTGTGTCACCTCTCCTTCTTGGACATGACCATCTCCTCTGCCATTGTCCCCAAGATGCTGGCTGGCTTTCTCTTGGATAGCAGGATTATCTCTTTTGGAGGTTGTGTAatccagcttttttctttccatttcctgggCTGTACTGAATGTTTCCTTTACACGTTAATGGCTTATGATCGTTTCCTGGCCATTTGTAAGCCTTTACATTATGCTACCATTATGACCCGCAATGTCTGTAACTTCCTGGCTTTCGGCACCTGGCTGGGAGGCACCCTCCACTCACTTTTCCAAACAAGCTTCATATTCCGGCTGCCTTTCTGTGGTCCCAACCGGGTAGACTACTTCTTCTGTGACATTCCCGCCATGCTGCGTCTAGCCTGTGCTGACACCACCATCAATGAGCTGGTCACCTTTGTGGACATTGGGTTCCTGGCCCTCACCTGCTTTATGCTTATCCTCACTTCCTATGGGTATATAGTGGCTGCCATCCTGCGAATCCAGTCTGTCGATGGGCGTCGCAATGCCTTCTCCACCTGTGCTGCCCACCTGACCGTTGTCATTGTTTACTATGTGCCCTGCACCTTCATTTACCTTCGTCCTGGTTCTCAGGAACCCCTGGATGGAGTGGTCGCTGTCTTCTACACTGTCATCACTCCCTTACTTAACCCCATCATCTACACACTCCGCAACAAAGAGATGAAGGCAGCATTGTGGAGGCTGGGAGGTCGCAAAGATGTGCAGCCTCACTGA